In one window of Campylobacter hepaticus DNA:
- a CDS encoding MIP/aquaporin family protein, producing MGIILAEFIGTALLILLGNGVVATCLLKNTKCDFGGSAQWLVITTAWSFAVFVGVTVAGPISGAHLNPAVTLSLVITQKLSLALVPSYLLGQFLGAGFGALLVYIFYYDHFKITEDEGLKRACFCTEPAIRNYKLNFLVNF from the coding sequence ATGGGAATAATATTGGCTGAATTTATAGGCACAGCTTTACTCATACTTTTGGGAAATGGTGTGGTTGCAACTTGTTTGCTTAAAAATACTAAATGTGATTTTGGTGGATCGGCTCAGTGGCTTGTTATAACTACTGCTTGGTCTTTTGCTGTTTTTGTTGGAGTAACAGTAGCTGGACCTATAAGTGGGGCTCATTTAAATCCAGCGGTTACTTTAAGTTTAGTTATTACCCAAAAATTATCTTTAGCCTTAGTTCCTTCTTATTTACTTGGACAATTTTTAGGTGCTGGATTTGGAGCCTTGCTTGTATACATTTTTTATTATGATCATTTTAAAATCACTGAGGATGAGGGTTTAAAAAGGGCATGTTTTTGTACTGAACCTGCTATTAGAAATTATAAACTTAATTTTTTAGTGAATTTTTAG
- a CDS encoding aquaporin gives MIFVILYITGANIVFPDIEDVKIGLGSIGALPVAILVWAIGLSLGFTTGYAINPCRDLSPRIVLSILPMKVKCDWSYAWIPVLGPIFGSSVASILYLYLLKGYLAL, from the coding sequence TTGATTTTTGTTATTTTGTATATTACAGGGGCTAATATAGTTTTTCCAGATATAGAAGATGTTAAAATAGGTCTTGGTAGTATAGGGGCTTTACCTGTTGCTATTTTAGTGTGGGCTATAGGATTAAGTCTTGGATTTACTACTGGTTATGCTATAAATCCTTGTAGAGATTTATCTCCTCGTATAGTTTTAAGTATATTGCCTATGAAAGTAAAATGTGATTGGTCTTATGCTTGGATCCCTGTTTTAGGACCTATTTTTGGTTCTAGTGTAGCTTCTATTTTATATCTTTATTTATTAAAGGGCTATTTAGCCCTTTAA
- the glpK gene encoding glycerol kinase GlpK has protein sequence MKKYIMSLDQGTTSSRTLIFDENSNIISIAQKDFTQIYPQPGWVEHDPKEIWSSQISTLTESLARANLNAKDIAALGITNQRETTIIWDRNTLEPIYNAIVWQDKRTADFCQELKKDKFDLIQAKTGLVIDAYFSATKIKWILDNVEGARLKAKKGELCFGTIDTWLIFNLTKGKIHVTDVSNASRTMLYNIHTLSWDDELLELFDIPRSILPEVKSSSEIYGYTATRWVDSEIPIAGIAGDQQAALFGQMCTEKGMMKNTYGTGCFLLMNCGKTPVLSKNNLLSTIAWQINDEITYALEGGVFIGGAAIQWLRDGLRLIRTSADINTLASTEKDNGGVYFVPALAGFGAPYWDQYARGAIFGISRATTDGHLARAVLEGIAFQVYDIVKEMEKDLGCSCTEIRVDGGASASDYLMQIQADLFGFDIKRPKSVETTALGAGYLAGLAVGYFKDIKTIKEQYQIAKIFTPSKNSFEIETMFKY, from the coding sequence ATGAAAAAATATATCATGTCTTTAGATCAAGGAACAACTTCTTCAAGAACTTTAATTTTTGATGAGAATTCAAATATTATTTCTATAGCACAAAAAGATTTTACTCAAATTTATCCCCAACCTGGTTGGGTAGAACATGATCCAAAAGAAATTTGGAGTTCTCAAATTTCTACACTTACAGAATCTTTAGCAAGAGCTAATTTAAATGCTAAAGATATTGCAGCTTTAGGCATTACAAATCAAAGAGAGACTACTATTATTTGGGATAGAAATACTTTAGAACCTATATATAATGCCATAGTTTGGCAAGATAAAAGAACGGCTGATTTTTGTCAAGAACTTAAAAAAGATAAATTCGATTTAATACAAGCTAAAACAGGTTTGGTTATAGATGCTTATTTTTCAGCTACTAAAATAAAATGGATATTAGATAATGTAGAAGGTGCAAGATTAAAAGCTAAAAAAGGAGAATTGTGCTTTGGGACTATAGATACTTGGCTTATTTTTAATTTAACTAAGGGGAAAATTCATGTAACTGATGTAAGCAATGCTAGTAGAACCATGCTTTATAATATCCATACTTTATCATGGGATGATGAATTACTTGAATTATTTGATATACCAAGATCAATACTTCCTGAAGTTAAAAGTTCTAGTGAAATTTATGGGTATACAGCTACTAGATGGGTTGATAGTGAAATTCCAATAGCAGGTATAGCCGGAGATCAACAAGCTGCATTATTTGGTCAAATGTGTACTGAAAAAGGCATGATGAAAAATACTTATGGAACAGGATGTTTTTTATTGATGAATTGTGGTAAAACTCCTGTTTTAAGTAAAAACAATCTTTTAAGCACTATAGCATGGCAAATTAATGATGAAATAACTTATGCTTTAGAAGGTGGGGTTTTTATAGGTGGGGCTGCTATACAATGGCTAAGAGATGGACTTAGGCTTATAAGAACCTCAGCTGATATTAATACTTTAGCATCTACAGAAAAAGATAATGGTGGGGTATATTTTGTACCTGCTTTAGCTGGATTTGGAGCGCCTTATTGGGATCAGTATGCAAGAGGGGCTATTTTTGGTATAAGTAGGGCTACTACTGATGGGCATCTTGCTAGAGCTGTTTTAGAAGGAATAGCTTTTCAAGTTTATGATATAGTAAAAGAAATGGAAAAAGATTTAGGGTGTTCATGCACTGAAATTCGCGTAGATGGAGGTGCTAGTGCGAGTGATTATTTGATGCAAATTCAAGCTGATTTATTTGGTTTTGATATTAAAAGACCAAAAAGTGTTGAAACTACAGCACTAGGTGCAGGTTATTTAGCAGGTTTAGCTGTTGGGTATTTTAAGGATATAAAAACTATTAAAGAACAATATCAAATAGCTAAGATTTTTACTCCTAGTAAAAATAGTTTTGAAATAGAAACTATGTTTAAGTATTGA
- a CDS encoding glycerol-3-phosphate dehydrogenase/oxidase: protein MFFKACYYFIGLKLYDFLAGKFNIGKAKYLNKKQAKNSLKNIKKEELQFGVSYYDACFDDARMAFSLAKTAYEFGACVLNYMNVTQFIKDDKGILKGLYVFDELNQKEFKINAKCIINATGVFSSEILRMDSSPSDIVPSQGIHIVVNKEFFPNENALIIPATSDGRVLFAIPWYDKVLIGTTDTKIEKVTYEPKALEEEIEFILENVAKYFEKKPKREDIKSIFVGLRPLINDANKDTKNLSRSHKIEVSKSNLISINGGKWTTCRIMAEQTINKAIDLALLSDKKCKSKDIKLSTYDKNLTFGERLSVYGLDAKAILNLEVKGLDKKIHKNYPYTYAQVFWALEEEMAQKIEYVLARRMR from the coding sequence ATCTTTTTTAAGGCTTGTTATTATTTTATAGGTTTAAAATTATATGATTTTTTAGCAGGTAAATTTAATATAGGTAAAGCTAAGTACTTAAATAAAAAACAAGCAAAAAATTCTCTTAAAAATATCAAAAAAGAAGAATTACAATTTGGCGTAAGTTATTATGATGCTTGTTTTGATGATGCTAGAATGGCTTTTTCTTTAGCAAAAACTGCTTATGAATTTGGTGCTTGTGTTTTAAATTACATGAATGTGACTCAATTTATAAAAGATGATAAGGGTATTTTAAAAGGACTTTATGTTTTTGATGAATTAAATCAAAAAGAATTTAAAATTAATGCAAAATGTATTATTAATGCTACTGGAGTATTTAGCAGTGAAATTTTAAGAATGGATTCAAGTCCTAGTGATATAGTACCAAGTCAAGGAATTCATATAGTAGTAAATAAAGAATTCTTTCCTAATGAAAACGCTTTAATCATACCAGCTACTTCAGATGGGCGCGTTCTTTTTGCTATTCCTTGGTATGATAAAGTTTTAATAGGAACTACTGATACTAAAATAGAAAAAGTTACTTATGAACCAAAAGCCTTAGAAGAAGAAATAGAATTTATCTTAGAAAATGTAGCCAAATATTTTGAAAAAAAACCTAAAAGAGAAGATATTAAAAGTATTTTTGTGGGTTTAAGACCTTTAATTAATGATGCTAATAAAGATACTAAAAATCTTTCAAGAAGTCATAAAATAGAAGTTTCAAAAAGTAATTTAATAAGTATTAATGGAGGTAAATGGACTACTTGTCGTATTATGGCTGAACAAACTATAAATAAAGCTATTGATTTGGCTTTATTAAGTGATAAAAAATGTAAAAGCAAGGATATAAAACTTAGTACTTATGATAAGAACTTAACATTTGGAGAAAGATTAAGTGTTTATGGTTTAGATGCAAAGGCAATTTTAAATTTAGAAGTAAAGGGCTTAGATAAAAAAATACATAAAAATTATCCTTATACCTATGCTCAAGTATTTTGGGCTTTAGAAGAAGAAATGGCTCAAAAAATAGAATATGTTTTAGCTAGAAGAATGCGCTAG
- a CDS encoding Na+/H+ antiporter family protein produces the protein MISVVLMTLLCLFRFNVLLSLLISALVAGFFSHLGLVDTMNILINGMKENLKTALSYILLGAIAIAISKTNLTAYLIKLVSHFISQKKYLLLLFIALISCFSQNLIPIHVAFIPLLIPPLLSLFNKLKIDRRAVACALTFGLTTPYMVLPVGFGLTFQDLLKDNLNANGLNVTLNDVTSIMYLSAICMLSGLFLALFVFYRKPRTYQEIKVSQTNLKELKMTYKEWGVLAGLVLTLVLQIITMNLPLSVLLGFILMVLLRGVEFSKVNEVFDEGLKMMGFIAFVILVAAGYAEVLKESGAVKELVNSLLPWIEQNKFLSVFLMLLIGLIITMGIGTSFGTIPIIAALFCPICLELGFSTALIIFILGVGGALGDAGSPASETTMGTSIGLNADKQHDHIKDTCIPTFIFYNGSLLILGSFIAMFL, from the coding sequence ATGATCAGTGTTGTTTTAATGACTTTACTTTGTTTATTTCGTTTTAATGTACTTTTAAGCCTTTTAATTTCAGCCCTTGTTGCTGGATTTTTTTCTCATCTTGGACTTGTAGATACTATGAATATACTCATAAATGGAATGAAAGAAAATCTAAAAACAGCTCTTAGTTATATACTTTTAGGAGCTATAGCAATAGCCATTTCAAAAACAAATTTAACAGCATATTTGATTAAATTAGTTAGTCATTTTATTTCACAAAAGAAATATTTATTGCTTTTATTTATTGCTTTAATTTCTTGTTTTTCTCAAAATTTGATTCCTATACATGTGGCTTTTATTCCTTTATTAATTCCCCCACTTTTAAGTCTTTTTAATAAATTAAAAATAGATCGTAGAGCAGTTGCTTGTGCTTTAACTTTTGGACTTACTACACCTTATATGGTTTTACCAGTGGGTTTTGGGCTTACTTTTCAAGATCTTTTAAAAGATAATTTAAACGCTAATGGTTTAAATGTAACTTTAAATGATGTTACAAGTATTATGTATTTAAGTGCTATTTGTATGTTAAGTGGGCTTTTTTTAGCTCTTTTTGTTTTTTATCGTAAACCAAGAACATATCAAGAAATAAAAGTATCTCAAACAAATTTAAAAGAACTTAAGATGACTTATAAGGAATGGGGTGTTTTAGCTGGACTTGTTTTAACTTTAGTTTTGCAAATTATTACTATGAATTTGCCTTTATCAGTACTTTTAGGCTTTATTTTGATGGTGCTTTTAAGAGGAGTTGAATTTTCTAAAGTTAATGAAGTGTTTGATGAAGGTCTTAAAATGATGGGTTTTATAGCCTTTGTTATACTTGTTGCTGCTGGGTATGCAGAAGTTTTAAAAGAAAGTGGTGCGGTAAAAGAACTTGTAAATTCATTGCTTCCTTGGATAGAACAAAATAAATTTTTATCTGTATTTTTAATGCTTTTAATAGGATTAATTATTACTATGGGTATAGGGACTTCTTTTGGGACTATTCCTATTATAGCTGCACTTTTTTGTCCTATTTGTTTGGAATTAGGTTTTAGTACAGCGCTTATTATATTTATCTTAGGTGTAGGTGGGGCTTTAGGAGATGCAGGAAGTCCAGCTAGTGAAACAACTATGGGGACAAGCATAGGTTTAAATGCTGATAAACAACACGATCATATTAAAGATACTTGCATTCCTACTTTTATTTTTTATAATGGATCCTTGCTTATTTTAGGAAGTTTTATCGCTATGTTTTTATAA